The region AAAAACTTTTGAAGTGCAGAGTTCTGCTTCCTGCTATTAAAAGATGTAATTAAAACAGCAAAGGTAGCAAGCATTTATGAGGTCAGCTTAGGGTCTCAGTGTTCCCTAAGGGCCCTGTCAGTCATTCTGAATCCTGCCCCTACCTGGAAACCCACGTCGTTTTAGTAAGGAAAGTGTTACACTTTTACTTTCCATGTTTCTCCTACTTCTTCCTTTCAGCTCTAACACTCTGAAACTACgattacacaaaataaaataaaatacaataataaaatgaaataaaatttaggtTAACCAAAAGAAACTGGATCCTCTATTTCTAGTTATCAGAAGGAAATTTACAAATTTCTTATTTCCATTGCTGTATTCTCTTAAATACTTTCTCTAttattgctaaataaataaagatctcTCACTTTTTCTACCTGTCTCAACCCTCATCAGGTACTTGTGAAAAAATCTCACTCTGATTATTCTCACACACGCAGAAAGTGTTTGGTTCTTGTATGGCTATCTGGAGCCTAGGTTAAAAAATTATGCCTATGTACGATTATAGACgtaagagagagaaaatttaagtattttctttttatattcattCCTCTGTAAAAAACTAAAGCAATGAGGATCTAGGCACACTTGTATCCCTGAGAAAAGATTTCACATGTTGAATCCTGGGAAAAGacgtctttaaaatattttaaatgttaaaacataCAGATTTGACTTGActtttagattttggattttattttattaaatttaaaccTGCATTAGCATTGCTTTAGATTTAGGCAGTTTTCAAGACCCTGTTTGACATCCCTGGTATAAGAGGCATGTATATGTGAAATAAAGTGTTCTGTGGAAGTTtgaatatgtcttttgcaaatatccCGGGTCAAAGAAAATCCACAGACTTTATGAAATTATAATATAGGTTATATTTATAGTATTCTGAAAGACCAAAATTGTCAAAGCAACAGCTTTGAAATCCTGATTGGCAGAAATTGTCACCTTCTTAAAGACTTACCCTACAACTTCTTATGCTCAgaaatagttttcctttttctattttgttttcttttttaaatgatgaactaTGGATCCTTCTCTTGTGTTGGCAACTGCTGCAGATACCATCATCCTGGCTTCAAGGCAGGGGTTGCTTTTCCAATGGTAGTTACTTAGTGTGACTAGAGTGTAATGCAGACTTTTCTTTCTATTACCCATAATATCCTGCAGGGACAAGGCTGCAAGCTATACTAAGACCATCAAAAGCCCAGGCATACCAGGCAAAAATAAGTTTCAAGAAGCAATAAATAGTGCAAATTTGGTTATGGTCAGAGCCTCAGTTTCAAATCTAAATCAGCATTCAAAGTTCCTGAAAAACTACTCAAGCTTACTGACATCTTCACTATTGTGAGCTTGCTTCTACTCTGTGAATGGATGCCACAGCAGGTGCAGGTCTATTCTACTTTTATTCCAGCCCCACTGaccacaatacacacacacacatacacacacaagtccTCAAAAAAGAGACAGCGAGAGAGACAAAGGTCCATTTCCTTTACTCCAGTCTATTAATCTTCCTTAAGTCCTAATGTTTTATATCAGAATGGCCCTAGTCTGAGTATACTTAGAGGATGAATATTAACTTCCTCCGTGAAAATCATGACACTCATCTATGGGAGTGTggttttatcatttgtttcaaaagcAGCACTCGACTAGAGTATTTTTATACATGCTCTACTGTTTAGTCTAAAATTCCCCAAGTGAGACATTTTAGCTATCTACTGTATATGTTCCTAGGTCAAGCACAGTCTAGCTACTTGCTACAGACTTCTCTCCCAGATACACAATCTCTCAGTAAACACAACTCAGCATCTCtcagaattaattaattaaaatgaaataaaaatgctcCAAGAAAACCAGAACCCATAGAAACAAACCGCATACACACAAAATAGTTTGGAAATAGGATAGTTTAGTTCACtttaaaaagttgtatttcttACCAAAAAGCAATAAAGTCAACACAGACAGAACTTTGCTAAAGTATATGCATAATCAttacagaaaaatttatatttcagtcTACACCTTGTTCATTAATATTTCCTCCACTGGGCTCAGATTTTCATTCAGAATTAGCTTTCTTTTAACCTCATTAAGTGGGCCATGGTGTCAATTTATGGAGAGCAGAGGTACAGTCTTCAGATAAATTTGAGattgcatctcttttttttttttttttttttgagacggagtctcgctctgtcgcccaggctggagtgcagtggcgcgatctcggctcactgcaagctccgcctcccgggttcacgccattctcctgcctcagcctcccgcgtagctgggactacaggcgcccgccaccacgcccggctaattttttgtattttttagtagagacggggtttcactgtgttagccaggatggtctcgatctcctgacctcgtgatccgcccgcctcggcctcccaaagtgctgggattacaggcttgagccaccgcgcccggccgagattgCATCTCTTTAGAGGTAGAATCTTGGCTTCAGTCTGAACACCCTTTACAAACATGTAGGCATTAATTCAGAGGACTGCTCTGAAGCTCAAGAGATGGATGATTTAGGAGACTATTATGCTTAATTCTCCtgacattaaattattttatttaaaaattttcatgaaCTCAAATTCACATTGTTAcgtcctctcttcccttcctctctccctctctttcacacacacacacaccctttcatTCAGACATATTGAACATAGTTTATAAAGCAACGCCatagtgagaaaagaaaaacaaccatttgataaattatcaaataaaattaaagccaAATCTTGAGGAATTAATTCCACTCCTATACTttgttttaactttcattttaaatttggggGTACCTGTACaagttatataggtaaattgcatatcACTGGgttttgatgtacagattatttcatcactcagtgATGAacttagtacccaataggtacttTTTCAtcatctccctcttcccaccctcaacCCTCAAATAGGCCTGGGTGTCTGTTGATCtattctttgtgtccatgtgtatcatcatttagctcccacacTCCTAGACTCTTACAAAAGCTCTACtctaacaaataattttaatataacaaCAAGGTGCCAAGTCTTTTTTCATCTCTTGACCTCCTCATCCTCAATATGAAGATAGCAATGCCTAGCATATAGTAATGGTGTGTGCTCGGCACATGTCCCATCCAGGTGATGTTCTCATGAATTCTCTGGTATTTGGATTTTTAGGGCCAACTTCTTGCCTAGATTCACTGACTACTTCTAATGGTGTAGGAATAGAAGAAGGTATAGTAAGCtatatttgctctttttttttgacttttggaGAAAGGAATGTAGTTTGTTTTCCCTATCAAGATCATAAGGTCTACAATCTCTCTTACTGTCTTTCGAGTACCACACAAGTATCTCCTTTTAATATCTTACTCTTATGAGAACTTCCCTATGCTCAGGAATGTGAAAGTGATCTTCCCCAAAATGCCCTGAGTAGCTCTGCTTCTGATATGTAAACCAGTGGTTCCTAAATATCCTGTTCAGATATAAAGAGTTCTCAGTGCCTACTATGTATAATGACTTAAGGAAAACACATGGATATAAAAGAGCTTCTGCTGCCAGTCAATTCAAAATATTGTGATCAAAACAGTTAACTATAACACATTGTCAATATATTCTGGCAGTACAGACAGAGTTACTGTGAAAGCACtttcaaacacaaggaaacaacagattctgtTTAGGTATTCAAGTAAGTTTAAAATTAATCAACATGCATAtactacagatttttaaaaatgtatacaactGAGAAAGTTCTAAAAATCCTTCTAATTTTACCTATGGCAAAAATGgtgctcaaggaaaaaaaaattactacctATGATCAGAAAGGAAATAACTGTTTGGTTGTTTACTGCATGCTTCCTCTTTGTATGTTGTAGCAttaacaacaaagaaacactgtgCGATGGTATTATTAATATTGTCCTCTAATTCCAGAAGTTCTAAAGCAAGGAATAATCATtccttcatttactcatttactcattcgttcattcattcactgttttcttgaataaatattttctttttgcccATTGATGAATTTAATATGAGGCACAGTAGGCATTCAAGAAGGTAGAGAATAGGCAGAATTGTTTATAAAGCacggagtgtgtgtgtgtgcatgaaataaataagaaaaatataaaaatatacaaaatggtgTGGGGGAGGGTTTGGAAAGATTTTTTGGGTAGTATAGAAAAGTTTATTGTGGCTGGGGTCAAGAGAGGTCACAAGTAATACGTAAGCAATGAATCTTGACTGAAATATGGGAAGATAAGAGGAAATTCTTTACAGAGATGTTCTGGGGCAAGTAAGAGGAGGAAGCTATTTCTTGGAGCAGGAACACTTGATGGGGTATAGTATTATGGGCTACAATGTGCAGGCAAAGGAAGTAGGAAGAAAGAGAACATAACACTGTCTTGAGTAATCATTATGCCTTTAACTGAGCACATTATTTTCTCAGTAATTGTTGGAGTTTAATCGTAGCATTACCCTTGAGGCTATGTCTTAGGGTTGAGGTCTTCCCTAGAGCCTCTGCAGTGCTTGTATTATCTTTGTATCAAGAGTTCTTGATAATTTCTGCTCTTTGGAGGTAGAAGTGTCATCCATTAATGCCTTGTACGGTTcccttgcttttctcttttcccatgTACTGTTTGTAAAATAAACAAGTGCTCCCTATCTATAGACCCTCAGGAACCTTCTTACATACCtggacaaaaaaatgaaataagtgaaATTAATCAGGAAGTTGAGCTGAACATTCTTTATTAGGCAGAAGCCATACCCTTGAAGTAGGCATTGTGTTCCCAAGTTCAGAAAATAGAATCTAGGGAAATAGGGTCTTCTTATGGTTATCAGGAAACAGTCCAGGATCTCAATGGTACTTGTGAGCCAGGGCATTAGCCACACCAGCCACCACCTTCTGATAGGCAGCCTGCACTTGTGGGGTGAATTCCTTGCCAAAGTTGCGGGCCAGCACGCACACCAGCACATTGCCCAAGAGCTGCGGAGAAGAGGTAGGCAGATACATGCATATggttaacagaaaaataaagactggCTTCTGAGAAACTGAGCCAACACCCATTTTTTTCTGCCCAAATCTTAGACAAAACTGATCCCCAGGTTATTCCCATCAGCATAAATAAGTACATATATGAATGCGtacatatatctatacacacacatcctCTATGTACTTAACTAGCATATagtctatatatgtacatatatgctatatatgctGTATAATGCTATATACAAATTAATTCcagattaattttaattttgtatgtgtatatagcaTATACAAATTAATTACTATAAACAGATTAATAGATACAAATTAATTGATTAATCAGTGTGATGATGGGCTGTCTCCTAGCAACAACTTCTGCCCCACCTCCAGTGTAACTGTCTAGTCTTTCATAATCAAATAttcactttcctttccattccatttactacAGAATTTATAAAATTCCAATTATTCCTTATTGTAAAATGATTTATAGCCTCTAAAACAGTATTCTATGCCTCTCGTCTTTGAGTTGGAGCCTCTCCCATACTCATGTGGAGAGACAAAAGGATTATTCTAAGTGCAGAATTAGCAGGTGAGAGCTGGTATGCATAATTTGAGTTGTTGttagagaaggaaaaatgaaggGAGGGGGTTGGGAGAGAAAGACaggatattaaataatttaaaatagcaagattgtgaggaaggaaaaaatgcagaatatttaaataaaaaattaacaaaattttagaagcattaaatgataaaatatagtaaaatgacaaaaatgtggGAGAAGAGCAGGTGAGTAAAAGAACCAAAATGTAAGATtagaaagtaaaaagagaaaagagaagcatCTCCTGGACTCACCCTGAAGTTCTCAGGATCCACGTGCAGCTTGTCACAGTGCAGCTCACTCAGCTGAGAAAAAGTGCCCTTGAGGTTGTCCAGGTGAGCCAGGCCATCACTAAAGGCACCTAGCACCTTCTTGCCATGAGCCTTCACCTTAGGGTTGCCCATAACAGCATCAGGAGAGGACAGATCCCCAAAGGACTCAAAGAACCTCTGGGTCCAAGGGTAGACCACCAGTAATCTGAGGGTAGGAAAACAGCCCAAGGGACAGAGAGAATCAGTGCCTATCAGAAACCCAAGAGTCTTTTCTGTCTACACATGCCCAGTTTCCATTTGCCTCCTTGAGCCTGTCTTATAACCTTGATACCAACCTGCCCAGGGCCTCACCACCAACTGCATCCACGTTCACTTTGCCCCACAGGGCATTGACAGCAGTCTTCTCCTCAGGAGTCAGATGCACCATGGTGTCTGTTTGAGGTTGCTCGTGAACACCGTTATGTCAGAAGAAAGTGTAAGCAACAGTCAGCTCGGCCCTGCCTTTTATGCTGGTCCTGTCCTCCCTGCTCCAGTGAGCAGGTTGGTTTAAGATAAGCAGGGTTTCATTAGTTTGTGAGAATGAAAAATGAACCTTCATTCCACGGTTCCCTTAACTTGCCCTGAGATTGGCTGTTCTGTCATGTGTGTCTTGACTCAGAAACCCTGTTCTCCTCTACATATCTCCC is a window of Gorilla gorilla gorilla isolate KB3781 chromosome 9, NHGRI_mGorGor1-v2.1_pri, whole genome shotgun sequence DNA encoding:
- the LOC101127306 gene encoding hemoglobin subunit delta is translated as MVHLTPEEKTAVNALWGKVNVDAVGGEALGRLLVVYPWTQRFFESFGDLSSPDAVMGNPKVKAHGKKVLGAFSDGLAHLDNLKGTFSQLSELHCDKLHVDPENFRLLGNVLVCVLARNFGKEFTPQVQAAYQKVVAGVANALAHKYH